Proteins from one Acidobacteriota bacterium genomic window:
- a CDS encoding prolyl oligopeptidase family serine peptidase: MEPYSFPAFEEAAEAGDIELYAEREEYRRAVADSDYEFFKISYQSDGLAVRCYLYRPAKPAPRPTVVFNRGSYLRGDIAPELITLFHRFAQEGFTVLAPLYRGSDGGQGRDEMGGDDLNDLLNVVPLAKSLESVDSDQLFLYGESRGGMMVLQALREGFPARAAAVYGAFSDLGALFQAEPERYMAMARQVFPDFPQRMEDIIERRSAVKWADRISVPLMILHGGEDQSIPPLHALKLAEKLEEYGKTYELLIYANDNHILSRHRNPRDRRVAAWFRSHGSR, translated from the coding sequence ATGGAGCCGTATTCCTTCCCCGCCTTCGAGGAGGCCGCCGAAGCCGGCGACATTGAGCTTTATGCCGAGCGCGAGGAATACCGGCGGGCGGTTGCCGATTCCGACTACGAATTCTTCAAGATCAGCTACCAAAGCGACGGGCTGGCGGTCCGCTGTTACCTGTACAGACCGGCAAAGCCAGCCCCCCGGCCTACGGTGGTTTTCAACCGGGGAAGCTACCTGCGCGGCGACATCGCCCCGGAACTCATCACGCTTTTTCATCGCTTCGCCCAAGAGGGATTCACCGTGCTGGCGCCGCTTTACCGCGGCAGCGACGGCGGCCAGGGACGCGACGAGATGGGCGGAGACGACCTCAATGACCTGCTCAACGTAGTACCGCTGGCAAAGTCGCTGGAGTCGGTCGACAGCGATCAGCTCTTTCTCTACGGCGAGTCGAGAGGGGGCATGATGGTCTTGCAGGCCCTGCGTGAAGGCTTTCCCGCCCGCGCGGCGGCCGTTTACGGAGCTTTTTCCGACTTGGGCGCCCTCTTCCAGGCCGAGCCTGAGCGCTACATGGCTATGGCCCGCCAGGTCTTCCCGGACTTTCCCCAGCGCATGGAAGACATCATCGAGCGGCGTTCAGCCGTCAAGTGGGCTGATCGCATAAGCGTCCCCTTGATGATCCTCCATGGCGGCGAAGACCAATCCATTCCCCCTCTGCATGCTCTCAAGCTGGCCGAGAAGCTGGAAGAATACGGCAAGACCTACGAACTGCTCATCTACGCCAACGACAACCACATCCTCTCCCGTCACCGCAACCCCCGCGACCGCCGCGTAGCCGCCTGGTTCCGCTCTCACGGCTCCCGCTAG